One segment of Streptosporangiales bacterium DNA contains the following:
- a CDS encoding LacI family DNA-binding transcriptional regulator — protein MPVTSHDVARLAGVSQPTVSRALRDQRGVSEATRHTVREAARALGYVPSQAGRALSTRSAGRVGIVSAELGNPFYPALIGPLSDGLAAAGYRTILVTDRGDAPVELEPLVDGSLDGVVLTTAERTSALPVELHRRGLPYVLVNRVVDGVDADSCVVDNRAGAASVADLLAELGHRHVGAVLGPDATSTGHEREWGFRDRLGDLGVALPGRLVRRVAFDADEGRRALTSLLAERPRPTAVFCGNDVIAFGVRNAARAAGVRIPADLTVVGFDDIPMASWEVFDLTTVRTDLAAMARHAVDLLVERMASPRRPDRRPARREVLTPELVRRGTHAPPP, from the coding sequence ATGCCGGTCACCAGTCACGACGTCGCCCGCCTCGCCGGGGTGTCGCAGCCGACCGTCTCGCGGGCGCTGCGCGACCAGCGTGGCGTCTCGGAGGCCACCCGGCACACGGTGCGCGAGGCGGCCCGTGCGCTCGGCTACGTCCCGAGCCAGGCGGGACGCGCCCTGTCGACGCGCAGCGCGGGACGGGTCGGGATCGTCAGCGCGGAGCTCGGCAACCCGTTCTACCCGGCCCTCATCGGCCCGCTCAGCGACGGCCTCGCGGCCGCGGGGTACCGCACGATCCTCGTCACCGACCGCGGTGACGCCCCGGTGGAGCTCGAACCGCTCGTCGACGGCTCGCTCGACGGCGTCGTCCTCACGACCGCGGAACGTACGAGTGCGCTGCCCGTCGAGCTACATCGCCGCGGCCTGCCGTACGTCCTGGTCAACCGCGTCGTCGACGGCGTCGACGCCGACAGCTGCGTCGTCGACAACCGTGCCGGTGCCGCGTCCGTCGCCGACCTGCTCGCCGAGCTCGGCCACCGCCACGTCGGCGCCGTCCTCGGGCCTGACGCGACGAGCACCGGACACGAGCGGGAGTGGGGCTTCCGCGACCGTCTCGGCGACCTCGGCGTGGCCCTGCCTGGACGCCTGGTGCGGCGGGTCGCGTTCGATGCCGACGAGGGGCGTCGCGCCCTGACCTCACTGCTGGCCGAGCGGCCGCGGCCCACCGCGGTCTTCTGCGGCAACGACGTCATCGCGTTCGGCGTCCGCAACGCGGCGAGGGCCGCGGGCGTGCGCATCCCCGCGGACCTGACGGTGGTGGGCTTCGACGACATCCCGATGGCGAGCTGGGAGGTCTTCGACCTGACCACCGTCCGCACCGACCTGGCCGCGATGGCACGGCACGCCGTCGACCTGCTCGTCGAGCGCATGGCTTCCCCCCGGCGACCGGATCGCCGACCAGCCCGCCGGGAGGTGCTCACCCCGGAACTCGTCCGCCGCGGCACCCACGCCCCGCCCCCCTGA
- the dapC gene encoding succinyldiaminopimelate transaminase: MRGHVSGRLPTFPWDRLLPYKRTALAHADGIVDLSIGTPVDPVPDVIRRALSAASDSPGYPTVHGSAELRASIAGWLGRRLGVAVEDETAVLPTIGSKELVGSLLAQLGLGAGDTVVVPELAYPTYDVGARLVGADVVATDGLTSLGPRRVGLVWLNSPGNPHGRVLPAEHLAKVVAWCRERGVLLASDECYAELGWDTAPVSILHPSVSGGSHEGLLAVHSLSKRSNLAGYRAGFVAGDPAVVRELLEVRRHAGLMVPGPVQAAMRAALDDDDHVERQRALYAARRQRLHAAFTGAGFRVDHSEAGLYLWVTRDEDCWQTLGRLAERGILVAPGEFYGATGTSHVRVALTATDERVEAACTRLAA, encoded by the coding sequence CTGCGGGGGCACGTCTCCGGACGGCTGCCCACCTTTCCGTGGGATCGGCTGCTCCCGTACAAACGGACCGCACTCGCGCACGCCGACGGCATCGTCGACCTGTCCATCGGCACGCCGGTCGACCCCGTCCCCGACGTGATACGCCGGGCGCTGTCGGCGGCGTCCGACTCGCCCGGCTATCCCACGGTGCACGGCTCGGCAGAGCTGCGCGCGTCCATCGCGGGCTGGCTGGGCCGGCGGCTCGGCGTCGCGGTCGAGGACGAGACGGCGGTGCTCCCGACGATCGGCTCCAAGGAGCTCGTCGGGAGCCTGCTGGCGCAGCTCGGCCTCGGCGCCGGCGACACCGTCGTCGTGCCCGAGTTGGCGTACCCGACGTATGACGTCGGCGCGCGCCTGGTCGGCGCCGACGTCGTCGCCACCGACGGCCTGACGTCGCTCGGGCCGCGGCGGGTGGGGCTGGTCTGGCTGAACTCGCCCGGCAATCCGCACGGCCGCGTGCTCCCCGCCGAGCACCTGGCCAAGGTCGTCGCGTGGTGCCGCGAGCGCGGCGTGCTGCTGGCGAGCGACGAGTGCTACGCCGAGCTCGGCTGGGACACCGCGCCGGTCTCGATCCTCCACCCGTCGGTGTCGGGCGGCTCGCACGAGGGTCTGCTCGCGGTGCACTCGCTGTCGAAGCGGTCCAACCTCGCGGGCTACCGCGCCGGCTTCGTCGCCGGCGACCCCGCGGTGGTGCGCGAGCTGCTCGAGGTGCGCAGGCACGCGGGCCTGATGGTGCCCGGCCCCGTGCAGGCCGCGATGCGGGCGGCGCTCGACGACGACGACCACGTCGAGCGGCAGCGGGCGCTCTACGCCGCGCGTCGGCAGCGCCTGCATGCCGCGTTCACCGGTGCCGGCTTCCGGGTCGACCACTCCGAGGCCGGCCTGTACCTCTGGGTGACCCGCGACGAGGACTGCTGGCAGACCCTCGGCCGGCTCGCCGAGCGCGGCATCCTCGTGGCGCCCGGCGAGTTCTACGGCGCCACCGGCACGAGCCACGTCCGGGTCGCCCTCACCGCCACCGACGAGCGCGTCGAGGCCGCCTGCACCCGCCTCGCCGCCTGA
- a CDS encoding ferredoxin — protein MTYIIAQPCVDVLDLACVDECPVDCIYEGKRMLYIHPDECVDCGACEPVCPVEAIYYEDDTPEQWAEYYKVNVDYFDDIGSPGGASKVGKIDKDHPIVAALPPQAKDE, from the coding sequence GTGACGTACATCATCGCGCAGCCCTGCGTCGACGTCCTCGACCTGGCTTGCGTCGACGAGTGTCCCGTGGACTGCATCTACGAGGGCAAGCGGATGCTCTACATCCACCCCGACGAGTGTGTTGACTGTGGCGCCTGTGAGCCGGTGTGTCCCGTCGAGGCGATCTACTACGAGGACGACACCCCGGAGCAGTGGGCCGAGTACTACAAGGTCAACGTCGACTACTTCGACGACATCGGCTCGCCCGGTGGCGCGTCCAAGGTCGGCAAGATCGACAAGGACCACCCGATCGTCGCCGCGCTCCCGCCGCAGGCCAAAGACGAGTGA
- a CDS encoding DUF664 domain-containing protein: protein MANEWPHVDTVYKAGERESLEAFLDDYRAVIVRKATGLSDADAGRRLLPTETTPGGLVKHLRWVEQNWFQAVLAQTPADELPTPPWTDDDPDADFRLEAGESLDDEIGAYQRQCVRSQETAARFALDDTAPHRRRGEVSLRWIYLHMIEETARHAGHLDILRELIDGTVGD, encoded by the coding sequence ATGGCCAACGAGTGGCCCCACGTCGACACCGTCTACAAGGCCGGGGAGCGCGAGTCGCTGGAGGCGTTCCTCGACGACTACCGCGCCGTGATCGTTCGCAAGGCGACCGGGCTCTCCGACGCGGACGCGGGCCGTCGCCTGCTGCCGACCGAGACGACGCCCGGCGGACTCGTCAAGCATCTACGCTGGGTCGAGCAGAACTGGTTCCAGGCGGTCCTCGCGCAGACTCCCGCGGACGAGCTGCCGACACCGCCGTGGACCGATGACGATCCGGACGCCGACTTCCGGCTCGAGGCCGGTGAGTCGCTGGACGACGAGATCGGCGCGTACCAGCGGCAGTGCGTGCGGTCGCAGGAGACCGCGGCGAGGTTCGCGCTCGACGACACCGCGCCGCACCGGCGGCGCGGGGAGGTGTCGCTGCGGTGGATCTACCTGCACATGATCGAGGAGACCGCACGCCACGCGGGCCACCTCGACATCCTGCGCGAGCTGATCGACGGAACGGTGGGCGACTGA
- a CDS encoding succinyl-diaminopimelate desuccinylase codes for MTVLPALDLSLDAAGLTAQLVDVESVSGDEAHIADLVEAALRELPHLRVERDGNVVLASTDLGRDERVVLAGHLDTVPVKHNLPSKVVDGRLYGRGSCDMKGGVAVQLRAAAEVPDPVRDVTYLFYDCEEVENERNGLTRISRTRPDWLAGDFAVLLEPTDATVEGGCQGNMRIEVTVTGAAAHSARSWMGTNAIHGAHDVLTRLVSYTPRRVEIDGLTYREGLNAVGVRGGIAGNVVPDECVVTVNYRFAPSRSEAEAEAHLREVFDGLDVRVIDSAPGALPGLSHPAAAAFVEAIGVAPRPKFGWTDVARFSGLGVPAVNYGPGDPNLAHTDDEYAPVASILECEAKLRLWLTTP; via the coding sequence ATGACAGTGTTGCCCGCGCTCGACCTGTCCCTGGACGCCGCCGGCCTCACCGCACAGCTCGTCGACGTCGAGTCGGTGAGCGGCGACGAGGCGCACATCGCCGACCTCGTCGAGGCCGCGTTGCGCGAGTTGCCGCACCTGCGGGTCGAGCGCGACGGCAACGTGGTGCTGGCGTCCACCGACCTCGGTCGCGACGAGCGTGTCGTGCTCGCCGGACACCTCGACACCGTGCCGGTCAAGCACAACCTGCCGTCGAAGGTCGTCGATGGACGCCTGTACGGGCGCGGCAGCTGCGACATGAAGGGCGGGGTCGCCGTCCAGCTGCGTGCCGCCGCCGAGGTGCCCGACCCGGTGCGCGACGTCACCTACCTCTTCTACGACTGCGAGGAGGTCGAGAACGAGCGCAACGGCCTCACCAGGATCTCGCGCACCCGCCCGGACTGGCTCGCCGGCGACTTCGCGGTGCTGCTCGAACCTACCGACGCGACGGTCGAGGGCGGCTGCCAGGGGAACATGCGGATCGAGGTGACGGTCACCGGCGCCGCCGCGCACAGTGCGCGGTCGTGGATGGGGACCAACGCGATCCACGGCGCGCACGACGTGCTCACCCGGCTGGTGTCGTACACCCCGCGTCGGGTCGAGATCGACGGCCTCACCTACCGCGAAGGCCTCAACGCCGTCGGCGTACGGGGCGGGATCGCCGGCAACGTCGTCCCCGACGAGTGCGTGGTCACGGTCAACTACCGGTTCGCGCCGAGCCGGTCGGAGGCCGAGGCGGAGGCGCACCTGCGCGAGGTGTTCGACGGTCTCGACGTGCGCGTCATCGACTCCGCGCCCGGCGCCCTGCCCGGGCTGAGTCACCCGGCCGCGGCCGCGTTCGTGGAGGCCATCGGGGTGGCCCCGCGACCGAAGTTCGGCTGGACCGACGTCGCGCGGTTCTCCGGCCTCGGCGTGCCCGCCGTCAACTACGGTCCCGGCGACCCGAACCTCGCCCACACCGACGACGAGTACGCGCCCGTCGCGTCCATCCTCGAGTGTGAGGCGAAGCTGCGGCTCTGGCTCACCACGCCCTGA
- a CDS encoding GNAT family N-acetyltransferase, which produces MKETGGRHVVRIAADDVGRRVTVRRRTPSGSATDVVGDLREWTDDHLVVRDRDDTDHELARRDLIAGHLVASRPAPPRAATLERVTAAGWPAVETEPLGQWLLRAAGGFTGRANSALALGDPGVPFDEAVRRVRAWYADRDLPARAAVVSPSAEDDAFAVRGWVTSPAVLVQTADVDDVSARLRTEGDGVDVHDAPSAAWLARYTARGEVTETGRRVLTGGATVGFAQAGDEPAAIGRGVVTGEWLGLSAIEVAPTARRRGLGTAVTAALLRWGGAHGATRAYLQVQTDNTEAKALYDALGFRTHHRYRYRTPTAPDS; this is translated from the coding sequence ATGAAGGAGACAGGCGGCAGGCACGTGGTGCGTATCGCCGCTGACGACGTCGGGCGCCGCGTGACCGTCCGGCGGCGCACGCCGAGCGGTTCCGCCACCGACGTGGTCGGCGATCTCAGGGAATGGACCGACGACCACCTCGTCGTCCGCGACCGCGACGACACCGACCACGAGCTGGCGCGCCGCGACCTGATCGCCGGTCACCTCGTCGCCTCCCGTCCGGCGCCGCCCCGCGCCGCGACCCTCGAACGGGTCACCGCCGCCGGCTGGCCGGCAGTCGAGACCGAGCCGCTCGGCCAGTGGCTGCTCCGCGCGGCCGGCGGGTTCACCGGCCGGGCCAACTCGGCGCTCGCCCTTGGCGACCCCGGGGTCCCGTTCGACGAAGCCGTCCGCCGCGTGCGCGCCTGGTACGCCGACCGCGACCTGCCCGCCCGCGCGGCGGTCGTGTCCCCGTCGGCGGAGGACGACGCGTTCGCCGTCCGCGGCTGGGTCACGTCGCCCGCGGTGCTCGTCCAGACCGCGGACGTCGACGACGTCTCGGCGCGGCTGCGGACGGAGGGTGACGGCGTCGACGTGCACGACGCGCCGTCGGCGGCCTGGCTCGCGAGGTACACGGCCAGGGGCGAGGTCACCGAGACCGGGCGCCGCGTCCTCACCGGCGGTGCCACCGTCGGCTTCGCCCAGGCCGGCGACGAGCCGGCTGCCATCGGCCGGGGCGTGGTCACCGGCGAGTGGCTCGGCCTGTCTGCCATCGAGGTCGCGCCGACCGCCCGTCGCCGCGGGCTCGGCACCGCCGTCACCGCGGCCCTGCTCCGCTGGGGCGGCGCGCACGGCGCGACGCGGGCGTACCTCCAGGTGCAGACCGACAACACCGAGGCGAAGGCGCTCTACGACGCGCTCGGCTTCCGCACCCACCACCGCTACCGCTACCGCACGCCGACCGCGCCGGACTCCTGA
- a CDS encoding 2,3,4,5-tetrahydropyridine-2,6-dicarboxylate N-succinyltransferase — MSTTPISAAIDDIWDARASLDPADPGTRKVVVDAVDQLDAGTARVAWVDEHSDDVVVDERAKRAILLSFRVLDMVESGAGDFRYHDRVPVKERLGGARVVPGAVVRWGSYLAPGVVVMPSFVNIGGYVDEGSMVDTWATVGSCAQIGRNVHLSGGVGIGGVLEPPNAVPVVVEDDAFVGSRGIVVDGARVRRGAKLGAGCVLTKTTRVYDAETGDELPRGEVPAWSVVVPSSRVRSFPGGDFGMPCLLVLKRLPEGGAHDKLQLNEILRDHGVAD; from the coding sequence ATGAGCACAACGCCGATCTCCGCCGCCATCGACGACATCTGGGACGCGCGTGCGTCCCTCGACCCCGCCGACCCCGGCACGCGCAAGGTGGTCGTCGACGCCGTCGACCAGCTCGACGCGGGCACCGCGCGGGTCGCGTGGGTCGACGAGCACAGCGACGACGTGGTCGTCGACGAACGCGCGAAGCGGGCGATCCTGCTGTCGTTCCGCGTGCTCGACATGGTCGAGTCGGGCGCCGGAGACTTCCGCTACCACGACCGCGTGCCGGTCAAGGAGCGCCTCGGCGGCGCCCGCGTCGTGCCGGGCGCCGTGGTGCGCTGGGGCTCCTACCTCGCCCCCGGCGTCGTGGTGATGCCGAGCTTCGTCAACATCGGCGGATACGTCGACGAGGGGTCGATGGTCGACACCTGGGCGACCGTCGGCTCCTGTGCCCAGATCGGCAGGAACGTCCACCTCTCCGGTGGTGTCGGCATCGGCGGCGTACTCGAACCACCCAACGCCGTCCCCGTCGTCGTCGAGGACGACGCGTTCGTCGGCTCGCGCGGCATCGTCGTCGACGGCGCGCGGGTGCGCAGGGGTGCCAAGCTCGGCGCCGGCTGCGTGCTCACCAAGACCACGCGGGTGTACGACGCGGAGACCGGCGACGAGCTGCCGCGCGGCGAGGTGCCGGCCTGGTCGGTCGTCGTGCCGTCGTCGCGGGTGCGCAGCTTCCCCGGCGGCGACTTCGGCATGCCCTGCTTGCTGGTGCTCAAGCGGCTGCCCGAGGGCGGCGCGCACGACAAGCTGCAGCTGAACGAGATCCTCCGCGACCACGGGGTGGCCGACTGA